A window of Amycolatopsis australiensis contains these coding sequences:
- a CDS encoding ABC transporter permease has product MNTTYLGLEIKRILRSPQFTIFTIGMPVAMFLLFGSIFGKFVTPNGLPSNVQTMINLAAYGASGGALFTGTRVAQERTDGWQRQLRLTPMRGPGYLVVKVLSAMAVALPVLVVLFLAGLALGVAMTAAQWGLVLVSLWLGVLPFAVLGLAIGLFGKGDTVGAVTGALMMPLGMLGGLWIPLWALPDWMATLAHFFPTYWLGRVGVEPLAHAGGTGLAALVLAGWLVVPALVVVRRFRLDTARL; this is encoded by the coding sequence GTGAACACGACGTACCTGGGCCTGGAGATCAAGCGGATCCTCCGCAGCCCGCAGTTCACGATCTTCACCATCGGCATGCCGGTGGCCATGTTCCTGCTGTTCGGCTCCATCTTCGGCAAGTTCGTCACGCCGAACGGGCTGCCGTCGAACGTCCAGACCATGATCAACCTGGCCGCGTACGGCGCGAGCGGCGGCGCGCTGTTCACCGGTACCCGCGTGGCGCAGGAACGCACCGACGGCTGGCAGCGGCAGCTGCGCCTGACGCCGATGCGCGGCCCCGGCTACCTGGTGGTCAAGGTGCTCTCGGCGATGGCCGTGGCACTGCCGGTGCTCGTGGTGCTCTTCCTCGCCGGGCTGGCGCTCGGCGTGGCGATGACCGCCGCCCAGTGGGGCCTGGTGCTGGTGTCGCTGTGGCTCGGCGTGCTCCCGTTCGCCGTGCTCGGCCTGGCCATCGGCCTGTTCGGCAAGGGCGACACGGTCGGCGCGGTGACCGGCGCGCTGATGATGCCGCTGGGCATGCTCGGCGGCCTGTGGATCCCGCTGTGGGCCCTGCCGGACTGGATGGCCACGCTCGCGCACTTCTTCCCGACCTACTGGCTCGGCCGCGTCGGCGTCGAACCGCTCGCCCACGCGGGCGGGACGGGTCTCGCGGCGCTCGTGCTGGCGGGCTGGCTGGTCGTCCCGGCGCTGGTCGTCGTGCGCCGGTTCCGGCTGGACACGGCCCGGCTGTGA
- a CDS encoding ABC transporter ATP-binding protein has protein sequence MTGGPAFALHGLTKRFGRVTAVDGVSVEVARGEVVALLGPNGAGKSTTVDMLLGLTRPDAGEVVVAGGSPREAVDRGLVGAMMQNGALLPDVTVGEIVGLIVSTHAEPLSASEVIARAGLENLVNRRCGKLSGGERQRVRFAVALAGDPQLLVLDEPTAAMDVEGRRAFWAAIREFAAGGRTVLFATHYLAEAEDYADRVVLMRHGAVVADGPVAEVRAAVSGRVLKAAVPGAAEAELTALPGVTTVQLRGGRAELACADSDAAVRALLAKYPQASGIEITALGLEEAFLALTAEEAAA, from the coding sequence ATGACTGGGGGACCGGCGTTCGCGCTCCACGGCCTCACGAAACGGTTCGGCCGCGTCACGGCCGTCGACGGCGTGTCCGTCGAGGTCGCCCGCGGCGAGGTGGTCGCGCTGCTCGGGCCGAACGGCGCGGGCAAGTCGACGACCGTCGACATGCTGCTGGGCCTGACCAGGCCGGACGCGGGCGAGGTCGTCGTCGCCGGTGGCAGCCCGCGCGAAGCCGTCGACCGGGGGCTCGTCGGCGCGATGATGCAGAACGGCGCGCTGCTGCCCGATGTCACCGTCGGCGAGATCGTCGGCCTGATCGTCTCGACGCACGCCGAGCCGCTGTCCGCGAGCGAGGTGATCGCCCGCGCCGGGCTCGAGAACCTGGTGAACCGGCGCTGCGGCAAGCTGTCCGGCGGGGAACGCCAGCGCGTCCGGTTCGCCGTCGCGCTCGCGGGCGACCCGCAGCTGCTCGTGCTCGACGAGCCCACCGCCGCGATGGACGTCGAGGGCAGGCGCGCGTTCTGGGCCGCCATCCGCGAGTTCGCCGCCGGCGGCCGGACCGTGCTGTTCGCGACGCACTACCTCGCCGAGGCCGAGGACTACGCCGACCGCGTGGTGCTGATGCGCCACGGCGCCGTCGTCGCCGACGGCCCGGTCGCCGAGGTCCGGGCCGCGGTGTCCGGGCGCGTGCTCAAGGCCGCCGTGCCCGGGGCCGCCGAGGCCGAGCTGACCGCGCTGCCCGGCGTCACGACCGTGCAGTTGCGCGGCGGGCGTGCCGAGCTGGCCTGCGCCGATTCCGACGCGGCCGTCCGCGCGCTGCTCGCGAAGTACCCGCAGGCGTCCGGCATCGAGATCACCGCGCTGGGCCTCGAAGAGGCGTTCCTGGCGCTCACCGCCGAGGAGGCCGCCGCGTGA
- a CDS encoding alpha/beta hydrolase, producing MRRAFLGAGTAAAVLAAVLVAAPAASAAAAPGSIAWGPCSNATLAAAGAECGVLGVPLDYSKPHGDQVQLAVSRVKHKVPDAQYQGVMLTNPGGPGGSGLLLATRGSRVPGHAGDAYDWIGFDPRGVGASKPALSCDPNYMDYDRPGYVPVTPQLERTWLGRAKGYAEACAKNTPKALLENMKTTDTVKDMDSIRQALGQRQLNFYGYSYGTYLGQVYGTLFPQNVRRMVLDSTVDPRGVWYGDNLNQDVAFDKNILIWFGWLAQHDDVYHLGKTQSAVQRVVDEQLLKTSVNPAGGVIGPDEIIDVIQQASYYQLRWTLLGDALSRFVNKGDWQNWKSLFEAFGGRGDDNGYAVYLAVQCTDVQWPQSWNQWKRDNWQTFAKAPYFTWQNAWFNAPCLYWPAKPGKPTKVDGHGVQSVLMIDETLDAATPFPGSLEVRSRFPGASLIAEPGGTSHAITPRGNACVDTKIAAYLATGALPARLPGRTADVECAPLPQPTPPAPTATAARADTGLVSGRFAG from the coding sequence GTGAGACGTGCCTTTCTCGGAGCGGGCACTGCCGCCGCCGTGCTGGCGGCCGTGCTCGTGGCCGCGCCGGCCGCGTCCGCGGCGGCCGCGCCCGGCTCGATCGCCTGGGGCCCGTGCAGCAATGCCACGCTCGCCGCCGCCGGGGCCGAATGCGGGGTCCTCGGCGTTCCGCTCGACTACTCGAAGCCGCACGGTGACCAGGTCCAGCTCGCCGTCAGCCGGGTCAAGCACAAAGTTCCGGACGCGCAGTACCAGGGCGTCATGCTGACCAATCCGGGCGGGCCCGGCGGGTCCGGCCTGCTGCTGGCCACCCGCGGCTCGCGCGTGCCCGGGCACGCCGGCGACGCCTACGACTGGATCGGCTTCGACCCGCGCGGCGTCGGCGCCAGCAAGCCCGCGCTGAGCTGCGATCCGAACTACATGGACTACGACCGGCCCGGGTACGTGCCGGTCACGCCGCAGCTGGAGCGGACCTGGCTCGGCCGCGCCAAGGGCTACGCCGAAGCGTGCGCGAAGAACACGCCGAAGGCCCTGCTGGAGAACATGAAGACGACCGACACGGTCAAGGACATGGACTCCATCCGCCAGGCGCTGGGCCAGCGGCAGCTGAACTTCTACGGCTACTCCTACGGCACCTACCTCGGCCAGGTCTACGGCACGCTGTTCCCGCAGAACGTGCGCCGGATGGTGCTCGACTCGACGGTCGACCCGCGCGGTGTCTGGTACGGCGACAACCTCAACCAGGACGTCGCGTTCGACAAGAACATCCTCATCTGGTTCGGCTGGCTCGCCCAGCACGACGACGTCTACCACCTCGGCAAGACGCAGTCCGCCGTGCAGCGCGTCGTCGACGAGCAGCTGCTCAAGACGTCGGTGAACCCCGCCGGCGGCGTGATCGGGCCCGACGAGATCATCGACGTCATCCAGCAGGCGAGCTACTACCAGCTGCGGTGGACGCTGCTGGGCGACGCGCTGTCGCGGTTCGTCAACAAGGGCGACTGGCAGAACTGGAAGTCGCTGTTCGAGGCCTTCGGCGGCCGCGGCGACGACAACGGCTACGCGGTCTACCTCGCCGTCCAGTGCACCGACGTCCAGTGGCCGCAGAGCTGGAACCAGTGGAAGCGCGACAACTGGCAGACCTTCGCCAAGGCGCCGTACTTCACCTGGCAGAACGCCTGGTTCAACGCGCCCTGCCTGTACTGGCCGGCGAAGCCCGGCAAGCCGACGAAGGTCGACGGGCACGGCGTCCAGAGCGTGCTGATGATCGACGAGACCCTCGACGCGGCGACGCCGTTCCCGGGCAGCCTCGAGGTCCGCAGCCGCTTCCCGGGTGCTTCGCTGATCGCGGAGCCGGGCGGCACGAGCCACGCGATCACCCCGCGCGGCAACGCGTGCGTCGACACGAAGATCGCCGCCTACCTGGCGACGGGCGCACTGCCGGCCCGCCTGCCCGGCCGCACGGCCGACGTCGAGTGCGCGCCGCTGCCGCAGCCGACGCCGCCGGCTCCCACGGCCACCGCGGCTCGCGCGGACACCGGTCTCGTCTCCGGCCGATTCGCCGGCTGA
- a CDS encoding effector-associated constant component EACC1 — MTESDTRSALLRLEAEDEADAEELDRLARRLRGELAELDVDLRAVPGEVPPGGKAADPVTIGSLVVAFSAAGGVFPGLVETLREWLGRQAGRYKITVTIDGDTVELERATTAERRQLIDAFVRRHA; from the coding sequence ATGACCGAATCGGACACCCGGAGCGCGCTGCTGCGGCTGGAGGCCGAGGACGAGGCCGACGCGGAGGAGCTCGACCGGCTCGCCCGCCGGCTGCGCGGCGAGCTGGCCGAGCTCGACGTCGACCTGCGGGCGGTGCCGGGCGAGGTCCCGCCGGGAGGGAAGGCGGCGGACCCGGTGACGATCGGCTCGCTCGTGGTGGCGTTCAGCGCGGCCGGCGGCGTGTTCCCGGGTCTGGTGGAGACGCTGCGCGAGTGGCTGGGCAGGCAGGCGGGCCGCTACAAGATCACGGTGACGATCGACGGCGACACGGTCGAGCTGGAGCGCGCGACGACGGCCGAGCGCCGGCAGCTGATCGACGCCTTCGTCCGGCGGCACGCCTAG
- a CDS encoding aminotransferase class V-fold PLP-dependent enzyme has protein sequence MTRISPRYLLQFDEPAGYLDFARFGPPSHAVLDTTAALLDQATTAGPSTVDELMRQEVRAKAAAARLSGSDTDHTVLLPHTSLGLFQAAFHSTGEVLVSASEFPANTYPWARAEQAGRLRVRRLTSGYVTPERVAEALTPEITTVSVSAVDFRTGYRADLAALREVVGDRLLVVDGIQGFGVVDEPWEVADVLVVGGQKWLRAGWGTGFAVLSDRALDRMDPILSGWTGARDPGLFDDEIHPPDATAQAWSISNLSPITSGAFAEALELVEDAGVEAIAARIAERIASFEEVLASCGAQVVSATARRAGILAFTLPGHPAEQVGAALNNAGIAATVRPEHVRLSPHASTPAVAADLLREALETLTRPREPLVVPAAGATTHDVLTALVPAIPGLAAMLGPGNEVLLHDLSRLPDSIIAIAGDLTGRSVGGPMTDLLLGLVRRGTTQDLTNYRTHGPDGRPIRSSTLFLRDADGVAVGCLCVNSVDPVPSPAAGGEPETFPPDVDSLQRFLVDRAVAKAGIPVDLMKKRHKAAVVRELDEAGYFLIKDAVDHLAGRLDVTRYTIYNYLNEIRA, from the coding sequence GTGACGCGGATTTCGCCCCGGTACCTGCTCCAGTTCGACGAGCCCGCCGGCTACCTCGACTTCGCCCGTTTCGGGCCGCCGTCGCACGCCGTGCTCGACACGACGGCCGCGCTGCTCGACCAGGCCACCACGGCCGGACCGTCTACTGTGGACGAGCTGATGCGGCAGGAGGTCCGGGCCAAGGCGGCCGCGGCGCGGCTGTCCGGCTCGGACACCGACCACACCGTCCTGCTGCCGCACACCAGCCTCGGCCTGTTCCAGGCGGCGTTCCACAGCACCGGAGAGGTGCTCGTGTCGGCGTCGGAGTTCCCGGCCAACACCTACCCGTGGGCCCGCGCCGAACAGGCCGGTCGCCTGCGCGTCCGGCGCCTGACCAGCGGGTACGTGACGCCCGAGCGCGTGGCGGAGGCGTTGACGCCGGAGATCACGACCGTCAGCGTCAGCGCGGTCGACTTCCGCACCGGCTACCGGGCCGACCTGGCGGCGCTGCGGGAGGTCGTCGGCGACCGGCTGCTGGTCGTCGACGGCATCCAGGGCTTCGGCGTCGTCGACGAGCCGTGGGAGGTTGCCGACGTCCTGGTCGTCGGCGGGCAGAAGTGGCTGCGGGCGGGCTGGGGCACCGGCTTCGCGGTGCTGTCCGACCGCGCTCTCGACCGGATGGACCCGATCCTGTCCGGCTGGACCGGCGCGCGCGACCCCGGCCTGTTCGACGACGAGATCCACCCGCCGGACGCGACCGCGCAGGCCTGGTCGATCTCCAACCTGAGCCCGATCACCTCCGGCGCGTTCGCCGAGGCACTGGAGCTGGTCGAGGACGCGGGCGTCGAAGCCATCGCGGCGCGGATCGCCGAGCGGATCGCGTCGTTCGAAGAAGTGCTGGCCTCCTGCGGTGCCCAGGTCGTCTCGGCGACCGCACGGCGGGCCGGGATCCTGGCGTTCACCCTGCCCGGCCACCCCGCCGAGCAGGTCGGCGCGGCGCTGAACAACGCCGGGATCGCGGCGACCGTGCGGCCCGAGCACGTCCGGCTCTCGCCGCACGCGTCGACCCCGGCGGTCGCCGCGGACCTGCTCCGGGAAGCGCTGGAGACGCTGACCAGGCCGCGTGAGCCGCTGGTCGTCCCGGCCGCGGGCGCGACGACGCACGACGTGCTCACCGCGCTCGTCCCGGCGATCCCGGGGCTGGCGGCGATGCTCGGGCCGGGCAACGAAGTCCTGCTGCACGACCTGAGCCGGCTGCCGGACTCGATCATCGCCATCGCGGGCGACCTGACCGGCCGCAGCGTCGGCGGCCCGATGACCGACCTGCTGCTCGGCCTGGTCCGCCGCGGCACCACCCAGGACCTGACGAACTACCGCACGCACGGCCCGGACGGCCGCCCGATCCGCTCGTCGACGCTGTTCCTGCGCGACGCCGACGGGGTCGCGGTCGGCTGCCTGTGCGTCAACAGCGTCGACCCGGTTCCTTCCCCGGCCGCCGGCGGCGAGCCGGAGACTTTCCCACCGGACGTCGACAGCCTGCAGCGGTTCCTCGTCGACCGGGCGGTGGCCAAGGCCGGGATCCCGGTGGACCTGATGAAGAAGCGGCACAAGGCCGCGGTGGTCCGGGAACTCGACGAAGCCGGTTATTTCCTCATCAAGGACGCCGTCGACCACCTGGCCGGGCGCCTGGACGTCACCCGGTACACGATCTACAACTACCTCAACGAAATCCGTGCCTGA
- a CDS encoding amino acid ABC transporter ATP-binding protein — protein MSEPLLRAVGVKKSYGHTEVLGGIDLEVHKGQVVCLLGPSGAGKSTFLRCINHLETIDAGQIWVDGEPIGFRQRGGKLYELRERDVARQRRDIGMVFQRFNLFAHRTALENVVEGPVKVLGVKPEDARKQGLELLDRVGLAHRADAYPAQLSGGQQQRVAIARSLAMKPKLMLFDEPTSALDPELVGEVLEVMSTLAGEGMTMVVVTHEMSFAAEAADEVVFLADGAVVETGPPSQVLSAPKHERTRQFLARILA, from the coding sequence GTGTCTGAGCCACTGCTGCGCGCCGTCGGCGTCAAGAAGTCGTACGGCCACACCGAAGTCCTCGGTGGCATCGACCTCGAAGTCCACAAGGGACAGGTCGTCTGCCTGCTCGGCCCGTCCGGCGCCGGGAAGAGCACGTTCCTGCGCTGCATCAACCACCTCGAGACGATCGACGCCGGGCAGATCTGGGTCGACGGCGAGCCGATCGGCTTCCGGCAGCGCGGCGGCAAGCTGTACGAGCTGCGCGAACGCGACGTCGCCCGCCAGCGCCGGGACATCGGCATGGTGTTCCAGCGGTTCAACCTGTTCGCGCACCGGACGGCGCTGGAGAACGTCGTCGAGGGCCCGGTCAAGGTCCTGGGCGTGAAACCGGAGGACGCCCGCAAGCAGGGACTGGAACTGCTGGACCGCGTCGGGCTCGCCCACCGCGCCGACGCGTATCCGGCGCAGCTGTCCGGCGGGCAGCAGCAGCGGGTCGCGATCGCCCGGTCGCTGGCGATGAAGCCGAAGCTGATGCTGTTCGACGAGCCGACGTCCGCGCTCGACCCGGAGCTGGTCGGCGAGGTCCTGGAAGTGATGAGTACGTTGGCGGGGGAGGGGATGACGATGGTCGTCGTGACGCACGAGATGAGCTTCGCCGCGGAGGCCGCCGACGAGGTGGTGTTCCTGGCCGACGGCGCCGTCGTCGAGACCGGGCCGCCGTCTCAGGTGCTGAGCGCGCCGAAGCACGAACGGACCCGGCAGTTCCTGGCGAGGATCCTCGCGTGA
- a CDS encoding amino acid ABC transporter permease, with protein sequence MAAPEPLPIVRLRHWGRWVAAAIIVALLVLLGIALGNAQIAWGQVPDFVFYRVMATGLLNTVVLAVLSQAVAIVLGIVIALLRRSANPVARWFAAGYIWIFRGLPVLLQILLWYNLALVFPVIDIPFLVHEQTNVLISAFTAAFLGLALNESAYMAEIVRAGLNSVDSGQTEAAKSIGMTPAATLRRVVLPQAMRVIIPPTGNDFINMLKGTSMASVIGVTELIHAANNISSNNLLVMETLLAAAVWYMVVVTVAGVGQHYLERAFGQADRGPLARAGKALRGVPLVRSARV encoded by the coding sequence ATGGCGGCTCCTGAGCCACTGCCCATCGTCCGCCTCCGGCACTGGGGCCGCTGGGTCGCCGCCGCGATCATCGTCGCGCTGCTGGTGCTGCTCGGCATCGCCCTGGGCAACGCGCAGATCGCGTGGGGCCAGGTCCCGGACTTCGTGTTCTACCGGGTGATGGCGACCGGCCTGCTCAACACCGTCGTGCTGGCGGTGCTGTCCCAGGCCGTCGCGATCGTGCTCGGCATCGTCATCGCCCTGCTGCGCCGCAGCGCCAACCCGGTCGCCCGCTGGTTCGCCGCCGGCTACATCTGGATCTTCCGCGGCCTGCCCGTGCTGCTGCAGATCCTGCTCTGGTACAACCTGGCGCTCGTCTTCCCGGTCATCGACATCCCGTTCCTCGTCCACGAGCAGACGAACGTGCTGATCAGCGCGTTCACCGCGGCCTTCCTCGGCTTGGCGCTCAACGAAAGCGCGTATATGGCCGAGATCGTCCGCGCCGGGCTGAACAGCGTCGACAGCGGGCAGACGGAGGCCGCGAAGTCGATCGGCATGACGCCGGCCGCGACGCTGCGCCGGGTCGTGCTGCCGCAGGCCATGCGCGTGATCATCCCGCCGACCGGCAACGACTTCATCAACATGCTCAAGGGCACGTCGATGGCGTCGGTGATCGGCGTGACCGAGCTGATCCACGCGGCCAACAACATCTCGTCCAACAACCTGCTGGTCATGGAGACGCTGCTGGCCGCGGCCGTCTGGTACATGGTCGTGGTGACCGTCGCCGGCGTCGGCCAGCACTACCTGGAACGCGCCTTCGGCCAGGCCGACCGCGGGCCGCTCGCCCGCGCCGGCAAGGCGTTGCGCGGCGTGCCGCTGGTGAGGAGTGCCCGTGTCTGA
- a CDS encoding ABC transporter substrate-binding protein, with protein sequence MSRSRVARVGVLLASLAVLVTACGGGPDGAGGTSQAAGAPASGIPDTAAIVQGVQQDAQLNAALPATVKQAGLHLASNLQSAPNNFYAADGKTPIGYEVDLAKAIAAKLGVPVTHQDMAFGSLITSLQSGRIDLTMAGMNDTKARQQQIDFVDYFTSGITIMIRKGNPDGITGPDTLCGKNVAVVQGTSHQKFAAEQSTKCTQAGKPAITVTATDSDNQNQNQLRTGRVQAILNDLPSAVYISRTAGDGKFFDVVPGQPIDGGPYGIGVNKQNTQLRDAVQKALQALITDGTYGKILQAWGVEQGAIKEATVNGGS encoded by the coding sequence ATGTCCCGTTCTCGTGTCGCGCGGGTGGGTGTGCTGCTCGCGAGCCTGGCCGTGCTGGTGACGGCCTGTGGTGGCGGTCCGGACGGCGCGGGCGGGACGTCGCAGGCCGCCGGCGCCCCCGCGTCCGGCATCCCGGACACCGCCGCCATCGTCCAGGGCGTGCAGCAGGACGCCCAGCTCAACGCGGCCTTGCCGGCCACCGTCAAGCAGGCAGGCCTGCACCTGGCGTCGAACCTGCAGTCCGCGCCCAACAACTTCTACGCCGCCGACGGCAAGACCCCGATCGGCTACGAGGTCGACCTCGCCAAGGCCATCGCCGCCAAGCTCGGCGTCCCCGTCACCCACCAGGACATGGCGTTCGGCTCGCTGATCACCAGCCTCCAGTCCGGCCGCATCGACCTGACCATGGCCGGCATGAACGACACCAAGGCCCGCCAGCAGCAGATCGACTTCGTCGACTACTTCACCTCGGGCATCACGATCATGATCCGCAAGGGCAACCCGGACGGCATCACCGGCCCGGACACGCTCTGCGGCAAGAACGTCGCCGTCGTGCAGGGCACCAGCCACCAGAAGTTCGCCGCCGAGCAGAGCACCAAGTGCACGCAGGCGGGCAAGCCCGCGATCACCGTCACCGCGACCGACAGCGACAACCAGAACCAGAACCAGCTGCGCACCGGCCGCGTCCAGGCGATCCTCAACGACCTGCCCAGCGCCGTGTACATCTCCCGCACCGCGGGCGACGGCAAGTTCTTCGACGTCGTGCCCGGCCAGCCGATCGACGGCGGCCCGTACGGCATCGGCGTCAACAAGCAGAACACGCAGCTGCGCGACGCCGTGCAGAAGGCTCTGCAGGCCCTGATCACCGACGGCACCTACGGCAAGATCCTGCAGGCCTGGGGTGTCGAGCAGGGTGCGATCAAGGAGGCCACGGTCAATGGCGGCTCCTGA
- a CDS encoding Gfo/Idh/MocA family protein, which produces MSLRIGVLGAARIAPTALVKPAASHPSVSVDAVAARSPDRAQAFATRHRVPRVHASYEALLADPDIDAVYNPLPNGLHGRWTRAALEAGKHVLCEKPFTANAAEAREIAQLAHASGRVVMEAFHYRYHPLALRVEDIVASGELGTLQRVETALCFPLPVFSDIRYDYELAGGATMDAGCYAVHMARVFGGETPAVVSASAKLRDRFVDRAMTAELRYPSGHTGRIECSMWSSSLLKISAKVIGSRGSLTVLNPVMPQAFHRLSVRAGGARRTEKFPRRASYAYQLDAFAAAVLHGEPVKTPAADAVETMTVIDEIYRAAGLPPREPS; this is translated from the coding sequence ATGAGCCTGCGGATCGGCGTCCTGGGCGCGGCTCGCATCGCGCCCACCGCCCTGGTCAAGCCCGCCGCGTCACATCCTTCGGTCTCGGTCGACGCGGTGGCGGCCCGCTCACCGGACCGGGCGCAAGCGTTTGCGACCCGGCATCGCGTCCCGCGCGTGCACGCGTCGTACGAAGCGCTGCTGGCGGATCCGGACATCGACGCGGTGTACAACCCGCTCCCGAACGGCCTGCACGGCCGCTGGACCCGGGCGGCGCTGGAAGCGGGCAAGCACGTGCTGTGCGAGAAGCCGTTCACGGCGAACGCCGCGGAAGCCCGGGAGATCGCGCAGCTGGCCCATGCCTCCGGCCGCGTCGTGATGGAGGCGTTCCACTACCGCTACCACCCGCTGGCGCTGCGGGTGGAGGACATCGTGGCGTCGGGCGAGCTGGGGACGCTGCAGCGCGTCGAAACGGCGTTGTGCTTCCCGCTGCCGGTGTTCTCGGACATCCGCTACGACTACGAACTGGCGGGCGGCGCGACGATGGACGCGGGCTGCTACGCGGTCCACATGGCCCGCGTCTTCGGCGGCGAGACACCGGCGGTCGTTTCGGCGTCGGCGAAGCTGCGCGACCGCTTCGTCGACCGGGCGATGACGGCGGAGCTGCGGTACCCGTCGGGCCACACGGGCCGGATCGAGTGTTCGATGTGGTCGTCGTCCCTGCTGAAGATCAGCGCGAAGGTGATCGGCTCACGCGGCTCGCTGACGGTGCTGAACCCGGTGATGCCCCAGGCGTTCCACCGTCTTTCCGTGCGGGCGGGCGGCGCACGCCGGACGGAGAAGTTCCCGCGGCGAGCGTCGTACGCGTACCAGCTGGACGCATTCGCGGCGGCGGTCCTGCACGGCGAGCCGGTGAAGACGCCGGCGGCCGACGCGGTGGAGACGATGACGGTGATCGACGAGATCTACCGCGCGGCGGGACTGCCACCGCGAGAGCCGAGCTGA
- a CDS encoding NADAR family protein has translation MMWRKAMLFGDEEVAAQVLTAVPPKQAKDFGRRVRRFDEATWVAHRYGIVVDGNAAKFGQHGEPGRYRASGAGRGEPGRPRVGIGLAADDPRAANPRAWRGLNLLGFALADVGAQLGSRGGSPAAR, from the coding sequence ATGATGTGGCGCAAGGCGATGCTCTTCGGCGATGAAGAAGTCGCCGCGCAGGTGCTGACCGCGGTGCCTCCGAAGCAGGCCAAGGACTTCGGCCGCCGGGTGCGCCGCTTCGACGAAGCGACGTGGGTGGCCCACCGCTACGGGATCGTGGTCGACGGCAACGCCGCGAAGTTCGGTCAGCACGGCGAACCGGGCCGGTACCGCGCATCGGGTGCTGGTCGAGGCGAGCCCGGTCGACCGCGTGTGGGCATCGGCCTGGCGGCGGACGATCCGCGGGCCGCGAACCCACGCGCCTGGCGCGGCCTGAACCTCCTGGGCTTCGCCCTCGCCGATGTCGGGGCTCAGCTCGGCTCTCGCGGTGGCAGTCCCGCCGCGCGGTAG
- a CDS encoding glycosyl hydrolase family 8, whose product MKKIVRAVVATAALAAGLLSVPSTASAAGTPYVPGTLRPSVSQATQDQALQKYYDFWKKNFLTTKCGSGTYAVLSKDADHPFVAEGEGYGMTISAMMADKDPQARSIVDGILKFVKAHPSVNNKDLHAAEQDANCKSVNGSDSATDGDLEIAYGLLIADKKWGSSGAVDYKAEAVRIINAIKKSEVNGTTKFTLLGDWGNDAEYRNSSRSSDWMPGHLRAFAKATGDGFWDQVRSRAETAVSRLQSQYAPNTGLLPDFVVNTNSTPKPAPSGFLEGPNDGKYSWNACRDPWRLGVDAVTAPGSAAAAQVRKMNTWIKSATGGDPAKIQSGYSLSGSKVESGQHPCFTAPFAVAAMTDPGSQAWLDKLWTAISTWSPDATDYYGTGITIQVLLILSGNYVAA is encoded by the coding sequence ATGAAGAAGATCGTCCGGGCGGTGGTGGCCACGGCCGCGCTCGCCGCCGGGCTGCTGAGCGTGCCCTCGACCGCGTCCGCGGCCGGGACGCCGTACGTGCCGGGGACCCTGCGGCCGTCCGTCTCGCAGGCGACGCAGGACCAGGCGCTGCAGAAGTACTACGACTTCTGGAAGAAGAACTTCCTCACCACCAAGTGCGGCAGCGGCACCTACGCGGTGCTGTCCAAGGACGCCGACCACCCCTTCGTCGCCGAGGGCGAGGGGTACGGCATGACGATCTCGGCGATGATGGCGGACAAGGACCCGCAGGCGCGCTCGATCGTCGACGGGATCCTGAAGTTCGTCAAGGCGCACCCGTCGGTGAACAACAAGGACCTGCACGCGGCCGAGCAGGACGCGAACTGCAAGAGCGTCAACGGCAGCGACTCCGCCACCGATGGCGACCTCGAAATCGCCTACGGCCTGCTGATCGCGGACAAGAAGTGGGGCAGCTCCGGCGCGGTCGACTACAAGGCCGAGGCCGTCCGGATCATCAACGCGATCAAGAAGAGCGAGGTCAACGGCACCACGAAGTTCACGCTGCTGGGCGACTGGGGCAACGACGCGGAGTACCGGAACAGCTCGCGCTCGTCGGACTGGATGCCGGGCCACCTGCGCGCGTTCGCCAAGGCGACGGGCGACGGCTTCTGGGACCAGGTGCGGAGCCGCGCGGAGACCGCGGTGAGCCGGCTGCAGTCGCAGTACGCGCCGAACACGGGCCTGCTGCCGGACTTCGTGGTGAACACGAACTCGACCCCGAAGCCGGCGCCGTCGGGCTTCCTCGAGGGCCCGAACGACGGCAAGTACAGCTGGAACGCCTGCCGGGACCCGTGGCGCCTCGGCGTGGACGCGGTCACGGCCCCGGGCAGCGCGGCGGCGGCGCAGGTACGCAAGATGAACACGTGGATCAAGTCCGCGACGGGCGGCGACCCGGCGAAGATCCAGAGCGGGTACTCGCTGTCGGGGTCGAAGGTGGAGAGCGGGCAGCACCCGTGCTTCACGGCCCCGTTCGCGGTGGCGGCGATGACGGACCCGGGCAGCCAGGCGTGGCTGGACAAGCTGTGGACGGCGATCTCGACGTGGTCCCCGGACGCGACGGACTACTACGGCACCGGCATCACGATCCAGGTACTGCTCATCCTGAGCGGGAACTACGTGGCCGCCTAG